The sequence CTACTGCGACGCGGTGGAGCCGGTGGTGCTGCCGAGCGCCGGCAGCTTCGTGAAATACGAGAGCAGCAAAGCTGGGAAGCGGCTGCAGCGCAGCGAGGGGAGCTTCCAACGCAACGCCCCGAGCTCAGGTA is a genomic window of Meleagris gallopavo isolate NT-WF06-2002-E0010 breed Aviagen turkey brand Nicholas breeding stock unplaced genomic scaffold, Turkey_5.1 ChrUn_random_7180001941148, whole genome shotgun sequence containing:
- the LOC116217754 gene encoding lysosomal acid glucosylceramidase-like, with the translated sequence MWAVLGWALLLLRAPHGAAGGRPCSPKFFGRDAMVCVCSAAYCDAVEPVVLPSAGSFVKYESSKAGKRLQRSEGSFQRNAPSS